TACAATAATTTTTAGTAAGAAAAAGCCCCAATCCCATACCCTAGACGCAACCCGTCGGCCGTCACCCTTCTTTCCTCACCAGAATCCGATCGCGCAGTCACCGGAATCGTACCGGCGACCACCGTGGGTTGCGGCCGAGGATTGGACGACTCCTTTAGTGGATGAATCGAAGAAACCGAGCCGTATTTTGTTGAGATCGAATCCTCTGTTCGTGAGCAAGCTGCGCGCTGTTCTTGTTTCTTCCCGCGATTTTCGCTTTCTTTTCCAGTTATTTGTGTTCGTATAGATTGATTTCGAAGCTTAGATTTTATTGGAGCAAAGCCTGAAAACTTTCCACACGTTCAGCTGTTTTTCCGCCGCGTTCTGCTCCATCTCCGTGCGCGTCCACCTTTTTCCAGTCCTAGCTTGATTCTGTTTCGTTCTTGAGAATTTTTAGCTCGATTCCAGCGTGTTAACCTGAAGCCCAGCCTTGTCCAGTTCGTTTCAGCTGCGTCCAGCTTCTTTTCCGGCGTCTACTGCTGTGCTGTTCCGACCAGCTTATTATAGCCTTGATTATTGAGGTAATTTAAGCTCGGTTTTGTTCGACAATGCGGGCTACCTGGATTCAATAAATCGTCCCTtcgaaattaatttaatttcatcgTTTTCATCGCAGTATATTGACGTATTAATTGGGTATTTGTTGTAGGTTCGGAGATTGAAAGCTATTGAGGTATTATTTCACGAACTTTTGAATTATTGTTGAGTTAGTGTAGTGGATATTTCGAGAATGATATAATGCGATGATTATTTGGATTAATGTGAGGAATATGGAGTTGGAATTCATCAAATAAAATGTATCATTTTAAATGTTGGAGAATAACCAAATAGTTGAGTATTTTGGGAAGTGAAATATTATGGGACGTAGAAAGTATTGGAAAGTTGGAGCGTATTTCCGGAAAGAAAATTATTGTCGAATTAGTTGGTGCTACCGTTCTATATTGTTGGATATTTTGAACATTCAATAGTTGTTGATGATGTTGCAAatatttgaaactttaaaatttgtttaaccAAGTCCAGATTATTACTAGATTCAGTCACTTTCAGGCTAGGATTTGAACCATTTTTCTGCTGCTGATTCAATCTATTTACTTTATTGTATGATAATTACTCGTAATTAAAGTAACGGGGACTCACGTGAAGTAATTGCCAAGAAATCAACTCAGCAGTGTTTTGGAGCAATTAAGGGGAGTGAAATCCAACAGTTCAGCTGTATAATTGAATCTTATTGATCTTCAGAGATGGGAATTCTAAGGAGGGACAAAAATCGGTCGTCGACTTCCTCAACTTCGCCTTGTGCTCATCTTAGGACTGCTTATCACAGTTGTTTCAACAAGTAatctttttcttgttttctttctgGGTTGAAAATTTCTTGCAACCCTAACCAGTTAGTATCTATTTTGACTTTGTGTAGGTGGTATTCAGAGAAGTTCTTGAAAGGTTTATGGGATAAAGAAGAGTGTGTTTCGGAGTGGGAGAAGTACAGAGAATGCTTAGTtgtatgataattttttttaattggattttggattaaaattttatttcttttgtgaATTCTGGTGAGAAAGtattgattgttttttttttctttgcacATTTGACAGCAACATTTGGATGATAAGCATCTGAGTCGATTCTTGGAAGTGGATGGCATTGTGGATTTAAACAGTCGAGCTGAATTTAAAAGCCATACTGGTGTTTCCTAGTATTTTTGCCAATGATTAATTCTAAAGATTGATGtaacttttttaaaatagtcatattttactattttgtaAGATCACGTATTTCATTTGGTTATGAAGTAATTGAAATTTCGAAATACTTGTTGTTTGTGAAGTTTTGTTATGTGTTTATCTCTAGAGGTGTTTGATTGGTTATATACCTAGTGATGATCAGGGAATAATTTTAAGTATTAAATTGTAATGTCCAATAACTGATCTAGAGAAGGACTACCATCAGATTATGGTTGATGCTCTCGTTATAGTTTCTCTATTAAAATACATTATTAGATTACTAATGTGTGAAAGAAAGCTATTTAGAGTAGGTCGTACTGATTTTTGGTGTTAAAGGGTTAGGCAAGTTATATCTCACAGCGGCTCCTTAAGAAATTCTTGATTTACTTGTAAGATTAAGAGAGACTATATGTAGAATGTTAATTTTTGGGTTTGGGTTCTCTTTTTCGGCTTTATGGCCTAAAAACAATTTCTTATAGAATTGATGTTGTTTAATTGGTCTTTAACTGTCATTTGATTGGCAATATGACGATATATCCCCATTATCTATTTGTACTTTTGAACTACTAAACCTAGCTTCAGTTTCTTAGAtgaagattatttatttattttgattactCTTCGGGGAAGACTAAAATGTTTGACATGGTTTTCGCTTTAAGTGACACATTATGGAAGTTTCTTTATGGTACAAAGTGAAATTCTTTGAAATTGCTAGGTAGGCAAGTTTCATAGTGGTGATTTTTTACAAGTCATCATCCAATATGGACCAACTTTTCTGGTCTCACTTGCCCTTATAATTGATTTTTCTGCCCTGATTATATGCTTTCCTAAATTTTGATTTCCTTTTGTAATGGGAATAGCTGTTTCGAGGATTCATGATAATAATGAAATGATGTACATTGCCAGTAAATAACTAGAAGTATGTTCCTGCCGAGACAAATTTAGCCAGTTACGTATTTAGTGCATTGGAACTctataaaatttcttttaagttcCTATCATTTGTGTTTCTTGAAATGTCTCTCTCTTCTTACATGGTCCTGGCGAAACCTCATCTGACATTATAATTACATCAAACTACAGACTCGAGAGGATTTCAATTGGTTTGTTCTTGACTTGAAATCCGGGAACTTTTGTGTTTAAAGCTACATGATCATACTGATGTTTCAATAATAAGAGTCTTATCACTTTCTATTTTCACTGTCGTTTTCTTTCTAATTTGTCACCTATTCCGCTATTCTCTTATTTTTCTTGAGAGGGAAATGTGCAGCCACACACTTCCATTATTGGCAGAATGAAGGGGCCTAATGTTTTATATAAATCTACTTTTGTTGACTTACCTATATCTCTCGACACAAAACCTCCCAAACATCTCACCggaatatgatttaattattggGCCTCGCACTGAAAATTGGGACGGGGTTGGTTACGCTGTTTTGGACTTCAGATCGAAACATTTTTGTCGCTACATAAGACAAACAACTCACACAAGAGAGCTGAAGTAATTGCCCAGAAATCATTAATGTTTTGGACTTCAATCCTTGCACTGCAAGAGGGCCCCTATCCTTCTCAAGCGTAAAGAAagtgttttctttttttataacCAATCCTAAGATAAGCACAAGATGAAGTGTTGTAGAAGTCGACGACAGATTCTCGTCCCTCCATAGAATTTATAGAAATCAGTGGAGGGCCGTACGAAACAAAGTACGATACTGGTTTATCcgaagaacatacacccactcCCCAGGTTTTCGTGCACCATTCTGAGGCAGTCGAGGAGACATGTAAGTTTATATCAAGTACCTTTAGCCGTATTTTCTTGTTCCGTAAATGGTCAAATTTTAGTAGTGGACAAGCTTAAGCTACTTCCTCTATCTCGAGATTTTATAATGATTCATAATTGCTGATTAAAATGATGTTTGTATTGCTTTGAATAGCAATTTTGGTTTCAACGAACAATTCCTTAGAAAATTCAGGTTTCCAATATTAATCATACATCAGTCTCTTTACTAATAACACTTCTGTTTCAGCAAACCTGAACCCAAAGTTGAGAAGGGAAAGGCTAAGTAAGCTAAAATATAAACTTTGTCCATCACTGTCTTTTTCACCAATAAATTCTTGGGACCTACTAAATCATGTACAGCATGGGAAAACTCGAGGAAATGTGGGATAGGAGTTTGAATCAAAAGCAATAGGAAGTATAAGAAGAAGACAGAGTACTCAATCTATCACAACTCAGCAAATTCTAGACAGTTTTCCTCTTCAACATCAGTGTTCatgtttttaatgtttatatatttcaattattagtGGTTTAACCTCGTTTTCAtatcatttgaataaatgttttCATTTTAGTTGCATTAAATCAAGGAGAATATAACTGATATTCAAATTAAGATTCACTTCGCTTGATAATTTAGAAGTTCGATTTCTGTTTTTCACATTCAAATTCGTGTTTTGCATAGTAAACATCTAGTTATAATGATTTGTTCTTCCTTGTTCAAAATTGCAGCTTTTTGGGGTTGGATTTTCTCCACTTTTCTTTTCCTATTCttaccttttttaaaaaataataataataataataaaagtcccttaattaaaaataaaaaattaactaTAATCctgcatatatttttttcattattaatgatttttaatatcACCAAAGAAATCATAAATTCCCTTGATTATTCGAATTAACCCCGGAATTGATAAAATTCCTAATCATATTTTTAGATATTACATAATCTATTTGGTTTGGATTTTTCATATCtaaacttaataataataataataaaacatttagTTTGGTTTATTTTAGCAATTGATCAAAATTTTGGTTGAGAAAAATCAATCCAAACCGAGATTTGTTGATATTTGTCTTGGATTGTTTTGTTCCATTTCTGGACTGGACGTGCTTGTATTTTATGTCTAAAACTGTAATTACTTGTATATGAAGTTATTGATTTATAAATTATGAAACAATAGATCATCTATTCTTTTTTCACTTGAAAGCATTAATAATCGAGTAATGCTACGTGTACAACCAAATTTGTACAACAatttttacaaaacaaaaaattcaatacaaaaatttcatttatcaacgtctcatgataaattcaatgcaaaatctcacgatataataaaaaaaatattactatttaaTTGTTGTAAACGATAACGATATTTTGGTTATAACATTAGCATTATTCTTAATAATCTATTCtaaaaatttctatttttagaTTGG
This window of the Primulina huaijiensis isolate GDHJ02 chromosome 3, ASM1229523v2, whole genome shotgun sequence genome carries:
- the LOC140974236 gene encoding uncharacterized protein At4g33100, with amino-acid sequence MGILRRDKNRSSTSSTSPCAHLRTAYHSCFNKWYSEKFLKGLWDKEECVSEWEKYRECLVQHLDDKHLSRFLEVDGIVDLNSRAEFKSHTGVS